In one Modestobacter sp. L9-4 genomic region, the following are encoded:
- a CDS encoding dihydrofolate reductase: MTSPAGPGAVRMVWAQAHDRVLGADGTLPWHLPEDLRLFKALTLGSTVVMGRRTWESLPARVRPLPGRRNVVLSSTLSAVDTGVPVARSVADVLAGDDDVWVIGGGGVYAALLPHATEVVTTEIDAAFPGDTFAPALDAGWTRSARVPARGWLRSSSGLRFAVSVWTRDGGVPATAQAVADALAAVPEDDAAPS, from the coding sequence GTGACGTCCCCGGCCGGCCCGGGCGCCGTCCGGATGGTCTGGGCGCAGGCCCACGACCGGGTCCTCGGCGCCGACGGGACGCTGCCCTGGCACCTGCCCGAGGACCTCCGGCTGTTCAAGGCGCTCACCCTCGGGTCGACGGTCGTGATGGGCCGGCGCACGTGGGAGTCGCTGCCGGCCCGGGTCCGCCCGCTGCCGGGCCGGCGCAACGTCGTCCTCAGCTCCACGCTGTCGGCCGTCGACACCGGGGTGCCGGTGGCGCGGTCGGTCGCCGACGTGCTCGCCGGCGACGACGACGTGTGGGTGATCGGCGGCGGCGGGGTCTACGCAGCCCTCCTGCCGCACGCGACCGAGGTCGTCACCACCGAGATCGACGCCGCGTTCCCCGGCGACACGTTCGCCCCCGCGCTCGACGCCGGCTGGACGCGGTCGGCCCGGGTGCCCGCCCGGGGGTGGCTGCGGTCGTCGTCCGGTCTGCGGTTCGCGGTCTCGGTGTGGACGCGGGACGGCGGTGTGCCGGCGACGGCGCAGGCCGTGGCGGACGCCCTCGCCGCGGTGCCCGAGGACGACGCGGCACCCTCGTAG
- the thyX gene encoding FAD-dependent thymidylate synthase produces MPAIAPLRVQVIAQTQFTPPADVPWETDADGGQALAEFAGRACYQSWSKPNPATATNAGYLRHILEVGHLSVLEHGSVTMYLTGVSRSLTHELIRHRHFSYSQLSQRYVPETDAAVVEPTAIAEDPVLHAKFLAATEAAVAAYTELLEGLEERFADAPNATLRRKQARQAARAVLPNATETRIVVTGNYRAWRHFVAMRASEHADVEIRELAVACLRELQRVAGNVFSDFRISALADGTEVAASPYVTEG; encoded by the coding sequence GTGCCCGCCATCGCCCCGCTGAGGGTCCAGGTCATCGCCCAGACGCAGTTCACCCCGCCGGCGGACGTGCCCTGGGAGACCGACGCCGACGGCGGGCAGGCGCTCGCGGAGTTCGCCGGACGGGCCTGCTACCAGTCCTGGTCCAAGCCGAACCCGGCGACGGCCACCAACGCCGGGTACCTGCGGCACATCCTCGAGGTCGGGCACCTGTCGGTGCTCGAGCACGGCTCGGTGACGATGTACCTCACCGGGGTCTCCCGGTCGCTGACCCACGAGCTGATCCGGCACCGGCACTTCTCCTACAGCCAGCTCTCCCAGCGCTACGTGCCCGAGACCGACGCCGCCGTGGTGGAGCCCACCGCCATCGCCGAGGACCCGGTGCTGCACGCGAAGTTCCTCGCCGCCACCGAGGCCGCGGTGGCCGCCTACACCGAGCTGCTGGAGGGGCTGGAGGAGCGCTTCGCCGACGCACCCAACGCCACGCTGCGCCGCAAGCAGGCCCGCCAGGCCGCCCGCGCGGTGCTGCCCAACGCCACCGAGACCCGGATCGTGGTCACCGGCAACTACCGCGCGTGGCGGCACTTCGTCGCGATGCGGGCCAGCGAGCACGCCGACGTGGAGATCCGGGAGCTGGCGGTGGCGTGCCTGCGGGAGCTGCAGCGGGTCGCCGGCAACGTGTTCTCCGACTTCCGGATCAGCGCGCTGGCCGACGGCACCGAGGTCGCGGCCAGCCCGTACGTGACCGAGGGCTGA
- a CDS encoding GNAT family N-acetyltransferase, with protein sequence MDTPSLRLTGSAEVSVRTAGPDDAAAIARVQLVTWRTAFGDLLPAGVLDAWDDADAAGTWRTALSAPPSPAHSVLVAVDAGAVVGFAVTAPDGAARELTVLLVEPRWGRRGHGSRLLAAVADLARAAGVTTLTSWLAEQDTVTARFLETAGWAPEGGVRVLESGDDAVRQVRWHTRLDGDHPAADREGTS encoded by the coding sequence GTGGACACCCCGTCGCTGCGCCTGACCGGCTCGGCCGAGGTCTCCGTCCGTACGGCCGGCCCGGACGACGCGGCGGCGATCGCCCGTGTGCAGCTGGTGACCTGGCGGACCGCGTTCGGCGACCTGTTGCCGGCCGGCGTCCTCGACGCCTGGGACGACGCCGACGCGGCGGGGACCTGGCGCACCGCCCTCTCCGCTCCCCCGTCGCCGGCGCACAGCGTCCTGGTCGCCGTGGACGCCGGTGCCGTCGTCGGGTTCGCCGTGACCGCACCCGACGGGGCGGCACGCGAGCTGACCGTGCTGCTCGTGGAACCGCGCTGGGGACGCCGCGGCCACGGCAGCCGGCTGCTGGCCGCGGTCGCCGACCTGGCCCGGGCGGCAGGTGTCACCACCCTCACCAGCTGGCTGGCGGAACAGGACACGGTGACCGCCCGGTTCCTGGAGACGGCCGGCTGGGCGCCCGAGGGCGGTGTGCGTGTCCTGGAGTCCGGGGACGACGCCGTGCGGCAGGTGCGCTGGCACACCCGGCTGGACGGGGACCACCCCGCCGCCGACCGAGAAGGGACATCGTGA
- the dapA gene encoding 4-hydroxy-tetrahydrodipicolinate synthase, whose translation MTTDPARPFGRVLTAMVTPLTEDGSIDLSGAQELAAHLVDRQSHDGLVVFGTTGESPTISDAEQHAVLEAVLDAVGDRATVIAGVGTNDTAHSIEKAQSAARLGVHGLLVVTPYYNKPPQAGLLRHFTAVADSTDLPVMLYDIPPRSVVPIEVETLVRAAEHPNIVAVKDAKGDLGAVMWTLARTDLAYYSGEDMLNLPLLAAGAVGVVSVVGHLVGTRLAELIAAVEAGDLVTARAVNQALLPVYTGVFRTQGTIMIKAALRELGLPAGPVRPPLVDATPQELEQLRMDLAAGGVTL comes from the coding sequence ATGACCACCGATCCCGCCCGGCCCTTCGGGCGTGTGCTCACGGCCATGGTCACCCCGCTGACCGAGGACGGGTCGATCGACCTCTCCGGCGCGCAAGAGCTGGCCGCGCACCTGGTCGACCGCCAGTCCCACGACGGCCTGGTGGTCTTCGGCACGACCGGGGAGTCGCCGACCATCAGCGACGCCGAGCAGCACGCCGTCCTGGAGGCGGTGCTGGACGCCGTCGGCGACCGGGCCACCGTCATCGCCGGGGTGGGCACCAACGACACCGCGCACTCGATCGAGAAGGCGCAGTCGGCTGCCCGGCTCGGCGTGCACGGCCTGCTCGTGGTGACCCCGTACTACAACAAGCCCCCGCAGGCCGGGCTGCTGCGGCACTTCACCGCCGTCGCGGACTCCACCGACCTGCCGGTGATGCTCTACGACATCCCGCCCCGGTCGGTCGTGCCGATCGAGGTCGAGACCCTCGTGCGGGCCGCCGAGCACCCGAACATCGTCGCGGTGAAGGACGCCAAGGGCGACCTCGGCGCGGTGATGTGGACCCTGGCCCGCACCGACCTCGCCTACTACTCCGGCGAGGACATGCTCAACCTGCCGCTGCTGGCCGCCGGTGCGGTGGGCGTGGTCAGCGTGGTCGGCCACCTGGTGGGCACCCGGCTGGCCGAGCTCATCGCCGCGGTCGAGGCCGGCGACCTGGTGACCGCCCGCGCGGTCAACCAGGCGCTGCTGCCGGTCTACACCGGCGTCTTCCGCACGCAGGGCACGATCATGATCAAGGCGGCGCTGCGCGAGCTGGGGCTGCCGGCCGGCCCCGTCCGCCCGCCGCTCGTCGACGCCACCCCCCAGGAGCTGGAGCAACTGCGCATGGACCTCGCCGCCGGGGGCGTCACCCTGTGA
- a CDS encoding thymidylate synthase, producing the protein MTQQPDTQYEDLLRRVLEHGEPKSDRTGTGTRSLFGERLRYDLSQGFPLVTTKSVHFRSIAYELLWFLRGDGNVRWLQEHGVSIWDEWAAEDGSLGPVYGVQWRSWPTPDGREIDQISTVLETLRTDPDSRRMLVSAWNVGALPDMALAPCHALFQFHVSGGRLSCQLYQRSADLFLGVPFNIASYALLTQMVAQQVGLEPGDFIWVGGDCHVYDNHVTQVREQLTREPYPFPRLEIDPAPSLFEHSYEQFHLLDYQHHPAIRGKVAV; encoded by the coding sequence GTGACCCAGCAGCCGGACACCCAGTACGAGGACCTGCTCCGGCGGGTGCTGGAGCACGGCGAGCCCAAGTCCGACCGCACGGGCACCGGCACGCGCAGCCTGTTCGGCGAGCGCCTGCGCTACGACCTGTCCCAGGGGTTCCCGCTGGTGACCACGAAGAGCGTGCACTTCCGGTCGATCGCCTACGAGCTGCTGTGGTTCCTCCGCGGCGACGGCAACGTCCGCTGGCTGCAGGAGCACGGCGTCTCGATCTGGGACGAGTGGGCTGCCGAGGACGGCAGCCTCGGGCCGGTCTACGGCGTGCAGTGGCGCTCCTGGCCCACCCCCGACGGCCGGGAGATCGACCAGATCTCCACCGTCCTGGAGACACTGCGCACCGACCCGGACTCCCGGCGGATGCTCGTCTCGGCCTGGAACGTCGGGGCGCTGCCGGACATGGCCCTGGCGCCCTGCCACGCCCTCTTCCAGTTCCACGTCAGCGGCGGCCGGTTGTCCTGCCAGCTCTACCAGCGCAGCGCCGACCTGTTCCTCGGCGTCCCCTTCAACATCGCCAGCTACGCGCTGCTCACCCAGATGGTCGCCCAGCAGGTCGGGCTCGAGCCGGGCGACTTCATCTGGGTCGGTGGCGACTGCCACGTCTACGACAACCACGTGACCCAGGTGCGCGAGCAGCTGACCCGGGAGCCGTACCCCTTCCCGCGGCTGGAGATCGACCCGGCGCCCTCGCTGTTCGAGCACAGCTACGAGCAGTTCCACCTGCTCGACTACCAGCACCACCCGGCGATCCGCGGCAAGGTGGCCGTGTGA
- a CDS encoding ribonuclease J, with protein sequence MHTGDFKMDQLPLDGVLTDLGAFARLGVEGIDLLLADSTNAEVPGFVTSERTIGPVLDDVFARATQRLIVSSFASHVHRIQQVLDCAAKHGRKAAFVGRSMVRNMGVAQDLGLLHVPPGLMVKLDEATAMPPEQVVLISTGSQGEPLSALGRMARGDHHQITIEAGDTIILASSLVPGNETSVYKVINSLARLGATVVHKETAKVHVSGHAPAGELRTLINVAKPRHLMPVHGEWRHLRAHAALAEQTGMRRDQVLLAEDGVVVDLVDGKASIVGSVPIGNVYVDGLNVGDVGEESLQARRILGDEGFVALTVVIEPSTRTIVRPVHLTARGFSDDQGAFDEVLELVEKELGRAMEDQSVDAHRLSQVIRRTVGKWVSDKYRRRPMIIPTVLEV encoded by the coding sequence GTGCACACCGGTGACTTCAAGATGGACCAGCTGCCGCTGGACGGCGTCCTCACCGACCTGGGCGCCTTCGCCCGGCTCGGCGTCGAGGGCATCGACCTGCTGCTGGCCGACTCCACCAACGCCGAGGTGCCCGGGTTCGTCACCTCCGAGCGCACCATCGGCCCGGTCCTGGACGACGTGTTCGCCCGGGCCACCCAGCGGCTCATCGTCTCCAGTTTCGCCAGCCACGTGCACCGCATCCAGCAGGTGCTCGACTGCGCCGCCAAGCACGGGCGCAAGGCCGCGTTCGTCGGCCGCTCGATGGTGCGCAACATGGGCGTCGCGCAGGACCTCGGCCTGCTGCACGTGCCGCCGGGCCTGATGGTCAAGCTCGACGAGGCCACCGCCATGCCCCCGGAGCAGGTCGTGCTGATCAGCACCGGGTCGCAGGGCGAGCCGCTGTCCGCGCTCGGCCGCATGGCGCGCGGTGACCACCACCAGATCACCATCGAGGCCGGCGACACGATCATCCTGGCGTCGTCCCTGGTGCCCGGGAACGAGACCTCGGTCTACAAGGTCATCAACTCCCTCGCCCGGCTCGGCGCGACCGTCGTGCACAAGGAGACGGCGAAGGTGCACGTCTCCGGGCACGCCCCGGCCGGCGAGCTGCGCACCCTGATCAACGTGGCCAAGCCGCGGCACCTGATGCCGGTGCACGGCGAGTGGCGGCACCTGCGGGCGCACGCCGCGCTGGCCGAGCAGACCGGCATGCGCCGGGACCAGGTCCTGCTCGCCGAGGACGGCGTGGTCGTCGACCTCGTCGACGGCAAGGCCTCGATCGTGGGCAGCGTGCCGATCGGCAACGTCTACGTCGACGGGCTCAACGTCGGCGACGTCGGCGAGGAGTCGCTGCAGGCCCGCCGGATCCTCGGCGACGAGGGCTTCGTGGCCCTCACCGTGGTCATCGAGCCCTCCACCCGCACGATCGTGCGGCCGGTGCACCTGACCGCCCGCGGCTTCTCCGACGACCAGGGCGCCTTCGACGAGGTGCTCGAGCTGGTGGAGAAGGAGCTCGGCCGGGCCATGGAGGACCAGTCGGTGGACGCCCACCGGCTCTCCCAGGTCATCCGCCGCACGGTCGGCAAGTGGGTGTCGGACAAGTACCGCCGCCGCCCGATGATCATCCCGACCGTCCTCGAGGTCTAG
- a CDS encoding DUF2461 domain-containing protein — MSSPRFTGFPDEALVFYEGLEADNSRTYWTGHRSEYETHVRAPMLALTEELTAEFGTPKLFRPYRDVRFSHDKTPYKTHQGAVLHRDGAGLGSLYVQVSADGLLVSGGCWRLQPDQVERYRRAVADDVQGPRLEREVTRLREAGFLIDGDQLVRAPRGHAMDHPRIGLLRHRSLYASQVWEPAEWLQERAALERVRGAWRQYAALNQWLDDNVGATTAAPDRRR, encoded by the coding sequence GTGAGCTCTCCCCGCTTCACCGGCTTCCCCGACGAGGCGCTGGTCTTCTACGAGGGCCTCGAGGCCGACAACAGCAGGACCTACTGGACCGGGCACCGCAGCGAGTACGAGACGCACGTCCGTGCTCCGATGCTGGCGCTCACCGAGGAGCTGACGGCCGAGTTCGGCACGCCGAAGCTCTTCCGGCCCTATCGGGACGTCCGCTTCAGCCACGACAAGACGCCCTACAAGACCCACCAGGGCGCGGTCCTCCACCGGGACGGCGCGGGCCTCGGCTCGCTGTACGTCCAGGTGTCGGCGGACGGTCTGCTGGTCTCCGGTGGGTGCTGGCGTCTGCAGCCGGACCAGGTCGAGCGGTACCGGCGGGCGGTCGCCGACGACGTGCAGGGTCCGCGCCTGGAGCGTGAGGTCACGCGGCTGCGGGAGGCCGGGTTCCTCATCGACGGGGACCAGCTGGTGCGGGCCCCGCGTGGGCACGCCATGGACCACCCACGGATCGGGCTCCTCCGGCACCGGTCGCTGTACGCCTCCCAGGTGTGGGAGCCGGCGGAGTGGCTGCAGGAGCGCGCTGCCCTGGAGCGGGTGCGCGGTGCATGGCGGCAGTACGCCGCCCTCAACCAGTGGCTCGACGACAACGTGGGTGCCACCACCGCCGCACCCGACCGCCGCCGCTGA
- a CDS encoding winged helix-turn-helix domain-containing protein, whose amino-acid sequence MEPTVERLPAALARRIALAAQGFADPRPDGPVGTRQLRRTVERLGVVQIDSVNVVSRSHYLPYFSRLGPYPRAAVDRLANERHDVVEYWAHEASFLPVRLHPHLRWRMAAVEQEAWGSMTRVQRERPEYVAALLERIRVDGPLRASQLAEVRPNRPGSMWNWHEGKAALEYLFFTGALTARARTAGFERVYDLTERVLPAAVVQAPTPERGDAVRELVRTAARALGVATETDLRDYFRLSPTDARTAIAELTDAGELAPVQVTGWDRPAWLVPDARRPRWVRARALLSPFDSLVWERPRVERLFGFRYRLEIYTPAAKRVHGYYVLPFLLGDALVARVDLKADRQAGVLRVQAAHAEAGVDVVEVARELAAELRLMAAWLELDTVAVADAGDLAADLTAALVGPGT is encoded by the coding sequence GTGGAGCCAACCGTCGAGCGGCTGCCGGCCGCACTGGCCCGGCGCATCGCGCTGGCCGCCCAGGGGTTCGCCGACCCGCGCCCGGACGGGCCGGTGGGCACCCGGCAGCTGCGGCGCACCGTCGAGCGGCTGGGCGTCGTCCAGATCGACTCGGTGAACGTCGTGTCCCGCTCGCACTACCTGCCGTACTTCAGCCGGCTCGGCCCCTACCCGCGGGCGGCGGTCGACCGGCTGGCGAACGAGCGGCACGACGTCGTCGAGTACTGGGCGCACGAGGCCTCCTTCCTGCCGGTCCGGTTGCACCCGCACCTGCGCTGGCGGATGGCCGCCGTCGAGCAGGAGGCCTGGGGGTCGATGACGCGCGTGCAGCGCGAGCGCCCCGAGTACGTCGCGGCCCTGCTGGAGCGCATCCGGGTCGACGGGCCGCTGAGGGCCAGCCAGCTCGCCGAGGTGCGGCCCAACCGGCCCGGCAGCATGTGGAACTGGCACGAGGGCAAGGCCGCGCTGGAGTACCTCTTCTTCACCGGCGCGCTCACCGCCCGCGCGCGCACCGCCGGGTTCGAGCGCGTCTACGACCTCACCGAGCGGGTGCTGCCCGCCGCCGTCGTGCAGGCGCCCACCCCCGAGCGCGGGGACGCCGTGCGCGAGCTGGTGCGCACCGCCGCCCGCGCACTCGGCGTCGCCACCGAGACCGACCTGCGCGACTACTTCCGCCTCTCACCCACTGACGCCCGGACCGCGATCGCCGAGCTCACCGACGCAGGCGAGCTGGCGCCGGTGCAGGTCACCGGCTGGGACCGGCCGGCCTGGCTGGTGCCCGACGCGCGGCGGCCGCGGTGGGTCCGCGCCCGGGCGCTGCTGTCGCCCTTCGACTCGCTGGTCTGGGAGCGACCGCGGGTCGAACGCCTCTTCGGGTTCCGCTACCGGCTGGAGATCTACACGCCGGCCGCGAAGCGCGTGCACGGCTACTACGTGCTGCCCTTCCTGCTCGGCGACGCCCTCGTCGCCCGGGTCGACCTCAAGGCCGACCGGCAGGCCGGCGTCCTGCGGGTGCAGGCCGCCCACGCCGAGGCCGGGGTGGACGTCGTCGAGGTGGCCCGCGAGCTGGCCGCCGAGCTGCGGCTGATGGCCGCCTGGCTGGAGCTGGACACCGTCGCCGTGGCCGACGCCGGCGACCTCGCCGCGGACCTGACCGCCGCTCTCGTCGGACCCGGCACCTAG